The following proteins come from a genomic window of Acetivibrio cellulolyticus CD2:
- a CDS encoding ABC transporter permease subunit produces MRERITSGKMSKVRKSKSHPYLLLMPAFLCILFFQLFPLIQAIYVSFLDLKPATWKQFFTKFTAPFMGLKNYIFVATGSNGAMEETFRRSLYNTAMYVVIVNILCLAIGLMLAIALNRKFKLSGISRTILFLPFIMPSFLLEAAWDTYFNKDYGLLNKIMFDWLHLVQYRINWFSDEIVLWVMIIITVWHYVPLWTIFLLSGIQNISKECYEAAGIDGAGRFQKFYYITLPLLKPVIAILIFLGLILNVYYSYRIFEWDAISYYMYRHFFRNWFYGTGTAGTIMIMLAVILAVLLWYGFFGRDLSVSDGSILRKKESTRLSVWFDRAFRHAKWLEFICSWLLKVWKAISAACLKLEIRKKIKVLSGALCNIYLKARSSNFVWFILWPLTLILGFIYLTNGSGHESLWFDESYSAAVSTHSIPEIWKITAGDSHPPLYFIMLRVVTLMFGRTEASLRLLSVLGILMLAVLGAGPVRRAFGNFTGWIFGVIVLIVPMSLSMGQEARMYTWAAFFVTGAAVYAYLCTEKGKTWDFIMLGVFSLGAAYTHYFALLAVTIANVILVLYLILRFEKKKFLKYVVMAIATMGGFLPWAMTLVGQISKVSKDFWIPDVTRGVIWQALIYPFKAKFANGFDFILPSFLIAVGFAFWGISQAYTNRKKEGMLSAYAILIYITTLAVAVKVSAEVRPIFVDRYIFPVVGLFLLAAAYGISNIKYKDISIFIVILLLIFSLDPIRQINMLRYSGPMFEVRNYLEDTITPDDIFVHSDEHTFGTFSYYFPNNKHYLYLSQGFKGYSSYSAFAPNGEAGSDLEGFVKGKKNIWLVDRQYSSSAENSYRWLLNGKFHCVVGPEYFNEDYSWYGVIMRKVIQEND; encoded by the coding sequence ATGAGAGAGAGAATTACATCTGGAAAAATGTCCAAAGTTAGAAAAAGTAAATCACATCCATATTTGTTGTTGATGCCTGCTTTTTTATGTATTTTATTTTTCCAGCTGTTTCCACTGATTCAAGCTATATATGTATCTTTCCTTGACTTAAAGCCTGCTACATGGAAACAGTTTTTTACCAAATTTACTGCACCTTTTATGGGCTTGAAAAACTATATATTTGTCGCCACAGGGTCAAATGGTGCAATGGAAGAGACATTTAGAAGAAGTCTTTATAATACTGCAATGTATGTTGTTATTGTCAATATTTTGTGTCTTGCTATAGGTTTGATGCTTGCAATAGCTTTAAACAGAAAGTTCAAGCTAAGTGGGATATCAAGGACTATCTTGTTTCTTCCTTTTATTATGCCGAGCTTCTTGCTGGAGGCTGCATGGGACACATATTTTAATAAGGACTATGGTTTGTTGAACAAGATTATGTTTGACTGGCTGCACCTTGTACAGTATAGAATTAACTGGTTTTCAGATGAAATAGTGCTCTGGGTAATGATAATAATTACAGTATGGCATTATGTCCCTTTATGGACAATCTTCCTGCTCTCAGGTATTCAGAATATAAGCAAAGAGTGTTATGAAGCCGCTGGAATTGATGGGGCGGGGCGTTTTCAAAAGTTTTATTATATTACACTTCCGTTACTGAAACCTGTTATTGCAATACTGATTTTTCTGGGATTAATTCTTAATGTCTATTATTCCTACAGGATCTTTGAATGGGACGCAATATCTTACTATATGTACAGGCACTTCTTCAGAAATTGGTTTTATGGAACTGGTACAGCTGGGACTATTATGATAATGCTTGCTGTTATTTTGGCGGTGCTGCTGTGGTATGGGTTCTTCGGGAGGGATTTAAGTGTTTCCGATGGGTCTATTCTAAGGAAAAAAGAAAGTACCCGACTGAGTGTTTGGTTTGATCGCGCTTTTCGCCATGCAAAATGGTTGGAGTTTATTTGCAGTTGGTTGCTGAAAGTATGGAAGGCCATATCTGCAGCATGCTTGAAACTTGAGATTAGAAAAAAAATCAAGGTTTTATCAGGTGCTTTATGCAATATATACTTAAAGGCTCGGAGCAGCAATTTTGTCTGGTTTATTTTGTGGCCTTTGACTCTTATATTGGGTTTTATATACCTTACAAACGGAAGTGGGCACGAATCCCTTTGGTTTGATGAATCGTATTCCGCAGCAGTATCAACTCATTCAATACCTGAAATCTGGAAAATCACTGCAGGAGATAGCCATCCTCCCTTGTATTTTATAATGCTCAGAGTTGTCACACTTATGTTTGGGAGAACGGAAGCTTCTCTAAGATTGCTCTCAGTACTTGGTATATTGATGCTTGCAGTACTTGGCGCAGGTCCGGTGAGAAGAGCTTTTGGCAACTTTACCGGCTGGATTTTTGGGGTTATTGTACTTATAGTGCCAATGAGTCTTTCAATGGGGCAAGAGGCAAGAATGTATACCTGGGCTGCCTTTTTTGTAACAGGTGCGGCAGTATATGCTTATTTGTGCACAGAAAAGGGTAAGACATGGGACTTTATAATGCTTGGAGTATTTTCCCTTGGGGCTGCCTATACGCATTATTTTGCTCTGCTTGCTGTAACTATTGCCAATGTAATTCTGGTATTGTACCTTATACTACGGTTTGAGAAAAAGAAGTTTTTGAAGTATGTGGTTATGGCAATTGCTACTATGGGTGGTTTTTTGCCATGGGCTATGACTTTAGTGGGACAGATTTCAAAGGTTTCTAAGGATTTTTGGATACCTGATGTTACAAGAGGGGTAATATGGCAGGCGCTGATATATCCATTTAAGGCAAAGTTTGCAAACGGGTTTGATTTTATCCTACCTTCATTCCTTATAGCTGTTGGATTTGCGTTTTGGGGAATAAGTCAGGCATATACAAACCGCAAAAAGGAAGGGATGCTATCAGCGTATGCAATTCTTATCTATATTACAACCCTTGCAGTTGCTGTAAAAGTATCTGCAGAGGTTAGACCAATTTTTGTTGACCGGTATATTTTTCCGGTAGTAGGGTTGTTCCTATTAGCAGCTGCATATGGCATTTCGAATATTAAATACAAGGATATATCAATATTTATAGTGATTCTCCTGCTGATATTTTCCTTAGACCCTATTAGACAGATAAATATGCTAAGATATAGCGGGCCGATGTTTGAGGTCAGAAACTATTTAGAAGACACAATTACTCCGGATGATATATTTGTTCATAGCGATGAGCATACTTTTGGCACTTTCTCATATTATTTCCCCAACAACAAGCATTACTTATATCTTAGTCAGGGATTTAAAGGGTATAGTTCCTATTCAGCGTTTGCGCCTAACGGTGAGGCGGGCTCTGATTTGGAGGGCTTTGTCAAAGGAAAGAAAAATATTTGGCTTGTTGACAGGCAGTATTCGTCTTCTGCAGAAAATTCATACAGATGGCTTTTAAATGGCAAATTTCATTGTGTAGTTGGTCCGGAATACTTCAATGAAGATTATTCCTGGTATGGTGTAATCATGAGGAAAGTCATTCAGGAAAATGATTAG
- a CDS encoding carbohydrate ABC transporter permease — protein MVKEEMCKTNDSLSDKIADRILILFIAISIIPIITLLNASFNYIITDNFRMPQFVRQQGFMSYLKNSIFLSSMSIILGLAIALPAAYALARYKFTGLNMFSIFVVFPLLIPTIAYFLPFAVSIKRIQDISGIKFYNTYNGYYILAIMYAVMYLPFSIWMLRGFIVSIPVEIEEAARVDGCSTFGIMARILLPLISSGIVVTAMLLLMLVWDERLLVDVLMTSDNMKTVALWPSYDNNRFFAAPLSSIPIFAIFFVVQKNFMKGLTGGALKE, from the coding sequence ATGGTGAAGGAAGAAATGTGTAAAACTAATGATAGCTTATCAGACAAGATTGCTGATAGAATACTTATTTTGTTTATCGCTATTTCAATAATTCCAATCATTACTTTGCTCAATGCTTCTTTTAATTATATTATAACTGACAATTTTAGAATGCCTCAGTTTGTTAGACAACAAGGTTTTATGAGCTACTTGAAAAACAGTATTTTTCTATCCTCAATGAGTATAATACTGGGATTGGCAATAGCGTTGCCTGCGGCTTATGCCTTAGCCAGGTATAAATTTACCGGGCTTAATATGTTCAGCATTTTTGTAGTATTTCCTCTTCTTATCCCTACTATAGCATATTTCTTGCCTTTTGCGGTATCGATAAAGAGAATTCAGGACATTTCCGGAATAAAATTCTATAACACATATAATGGCTATTATATACTTGCGATTATGTATGCAGTAATGTATCTGCCCTTTAGCATCTGGATGTTAAGGGGATTTATTGTTTCTATACCTGTGGAGATTGAGGAGGCTGCAAGGGTAGATGGGTGCTCAACTTTTGGCATAATGGCAAGAATACTTCTACCTCTTATAAGTTCTGGAATTGTTGTAACAGCAATGCTTCTTTTGATGCTTGTATGGGATGAAAGACTTTTAGTTGATGTACTGATGACCTCGGATAACATGAAGACGGTTGCACTTTGGCCAAGCTATGATAATAACCGCTTTTTTGCAGCTCCGCTTTCGAGCATTCCTATTTTTGCTATTTTCTTTGTTGTGCAGAAGAACTTCATGAAAGGGTTAACCGGAGGAGCACTTAAAGAGTAA
- a CDS encoding sensor histidine kinase, with translation MNSLKSIRGRLIGSYLIISLLTVTIFSLILIFMLRQYYYVNTEMTLEREAMFAANSCNLYTGKDNLQKSAKTLLDSIRRTTSSQVQIIDSDGIVLADSIEGLGVGYKVNSSDVESSLKGKPSNSIGNILFTNDTAISVSHPIKVDDKVIGVVRLISTLSKVNWIMVMDGLVLLLVDIAILLVVLLLSYFLSTTIIKPVKEITIAAEEIAQGKLDVRVPKRYDDEVGKLAITLNYMAKELSNHQKLTNDFIASISHELRTPLTSIKGWAATLNSGGFTDMGEIKEGLGIIENETDRLALLVNELLDFSKLTSKSASLGMEAIDVGEFICEIRNQMNPRAQRQGIDLGLEIEYDMALIKADRNRLKQVMINILDNSLKYTQEGGRIKISCQSKEDEVLIGIEDSGIGIPEDDLPKVKEKFYKVSTSFSGNGLGLAICDEIISLHNGRLEISSEFGVGTRVEIYLPLSKEIQL, from the coding sequence GTGAATAGTTTGAAAAGCATAAGAGGCAGGTTGATAGGAAGCTATCTCATAATTAGTCTGTTAACGGTTACTATTTTTAGTTTAATTCTTATATTTATGTTAAGACAATATTATTACGTCAATACAGAAATGACTTTAGAGAGAGAAGCCATGTTTGCGGCAAATTCGTGTAATCTTTATACTGGAAAAGATAATTTGCAAAAAAGTGCTAAAACGTTATTGGATAGTATCAGGCGAACCACAAGTTCCCAGGTTCAGATTATTGATAGTGATGGAATAGTTCTGGCGGATTCTATAGAAGGTTTGGGTGTTGGATATAAGGTAAACAGTTCTGATGTTGAGAGTTCTTTAAAAGGCAAGCCTTCTAATTCCATAGGTAATATTTTATTTACAAATGATACAGCAATTTCTGTTTCACATCCTATAAAAGTAGATGATAAGGTAATTGGAGTTGTCAGATTGATTTCGACACTTTCTAAAGTTAACTGGATAATGGTAATGGATGGTTTGGTTCTTCTATTGGTAGATATAGCAATTTTACTGGTTGTGCTGCTTTTGAGTTATTTTCTTTCCACTACAATAATTAAGCCGGTTAAGGAAATTACAATTGCTGCGGAGGAAATAGCGCAAGGCAAGTTGGATGTTCGCGTTCCTAAAAGATATGACGATGAGGTGGGTAAGCTGGCTATTACCCTTAATTACATGGCAAAGGAACTATCAAATCATCAGAAGCTCACAAATGATTTTATTGCATCAATTTCTCATGAACTCCGTACGCCACTTACATCAATAAAGGGATGGGCTGCAACTTTAAACTCGGGCGGCTTTACTGATATGGGTGAGATTAAGGAAGGTCTTGGGATAATTGAAAATGAAACTGACAGGTTGGCGCTTTTGGTAAATGAACTGCTGGACTTTTCTAAGCTTACCTCTAAGAGTGCTTCTTTAGGCATGGAAGCAATTGATGTTGGTGAGTTTATTTGCGAAATAAGAAACCAGATGAATCCTAGAGCGCAGAGACAGGGAATTGATCTTGGACTAGAGATTGAATATGATATGGCTTTAATAAAGGCTGACAGAAACAGATTAAAGCAGGTAATGATAAATATCCTCGATAATTCACTTAAATATACACAGGAAGGCGGACGAATAAAGATATCATGTCAATCTAAAGAGGATGAAGTTTTAATAGGCATTGAAGATTCCGGAATTGGAATACCTGAAGATGATTTGCCAAAGGTAAAAGAAAAGTTTTATAAGGTTAGTACTTCTTTTTCAGGCAATGGATTAGGACTTGCCATATGTGATGAAATAATAAGTCTGCATAATGGCAGGCTTGAGATTAGCAGTGAATTTGGAGTGGGTACAAGGGTAGAGATATATCTTCCTTTGTCTAAAGAAATCCAGTTGTAA
- a CDS encoding response regulator transcription factor, which yields MGARILVVDDEKSIRSFIITNLKRNNFEVLEAGTGHEALRLVKFEKPDLVLLDIMLPDMDGFQVCKEISCDYPSLSVIMLTARGQDLDKVRGLELGADDYIIKPFSPMELVARIKAILRRAGKQNSSVEIHIGPFRVDMEAQSIYKNDVLLDFTPREFSLMKVFINNINKAFTRDEILNIVWGEDFVGDPKTVDVHIRRIREKIEDDPSNPKYIETLWGRGYLWRKGE from the coding sequence ATGGGGGCGAGAATTTTAGTTGTAGACGATGAGAAATCTATAAGAAGCTTTATTATTACAAATCTGAAAAGAAATAATTTTGAAGTTCTGGAAGCTGGTACAGGGCATGAGGCTTTACGATTGGTCAAATTTGAAAAGCCAGATTTGGTCTTATTAGATATAATGCTTCCTGATATGGATGGATTTCAGGTTTGTAAGGAAATATCATGCGATTACCCATCATTATCGGTGATCATGCTTACTGCAAGGGGACAAGACCTTGACAAAGTGAGAGGTCTTGAATTAGGGGCAGATGATTATATAATAAAACCATTTAGTCCTATGGAGCTTGTAGCTAGAATTAAGGCAATTCTGAGACGTGCAGGCAAGCAAAATTCCAGTGTTGAAATTCATATAGGTCCATTTAGAGTTGATATGGAGGCGCAAAGTATATATAAAAATGATGTGCTTTTAGACTTCACTCCGAGAGAATTCAGCTTGATGAAAGTATTCATAAACAATATAAATAAAGCATTTACGCGAGATGAAATTCTAAATATTGTTTGGGGAGAGGATTTTGTAGGAGACCCTAAGACGGTAGATGTTCATATAAGACGAATAAGAGAAAAAATAGAGGATGATCCATCCAATCCAAAGTATATTGAGACTTTATGGGGACGCGGCTACCTGTGGAGAAAGGGTGAATAG
- a CDS encoding DUF4424 family protein — protein MRAKSILTVLKTIFFMLLFSITTVYADDCSVGRTPDGVYPMEDTDIVMESEDIRVDVEKGFVECNFIFKNTGEEKDVLMGFPAKMENDGDNTSEDNLYLKDFKTFSGGSEISVKTDKGVKPKDLKDSSTPYYSAWYTFSVHFESGEKKNIRNTYNVNFTSYSNGEVHAGYILKTGAFWKDPIGYAKVTFDLGNIEPYRIINIYPYSMRFNGKNTLVWERSDFEPDFDLAVKYHGYFYSEEYFQEMSEDKKEALAEVEAFKKLDKELDKLSQEELLSYYNKYISDRKTVIAKYIMSKMPEGVIPEGGPVIKDLSIEGDENTSNSYRVNGKFEDVNGDFVSASLKVSHIENGQEVVDYNEVYTIGDYLTNFQDEQSFYVDFLPDINYDIDFMVKDSQDNIATKKIKYPSEPENQNDNNPNITNKVNQNEENTIKDPEVTQNNINNKETNSASTPLSGITVVLIIGGCVALLIIILLVYRFLRKKKDMID, from the coding sequence ATGAGAGCAAAATCAATACTAACAGTGTTAAAAACCATTTTTTTTATGCTGCTGTTTTCCATTACGACGGTGTATGCAGATGATTGCAGTGTTGGTAGAACGCCTGACGGTGTCTATCCAATGGAAGATACGGATATCGTAATGGAATCTGAGGATATAAGGGTAGATGTTGAAAAAGGTTTTGTAGAGTGTAATTTTATTTTTAAGAATACCGGTGAGGAAAAAGATGTATTAATGGGTTTTCCTGCGAAGATGGAAAACGATGGGGATAATACATCGGAAGATAATTTATATCTTAAAGACTTTAAAACGTTTTCAGGCGGCAGTGAAATATCTGTGAAAACCGATAAGGGCGTTAAACCTAAAGATTTAAAGGACTCAAGCACTCCTTACTATAGTGCGTGGTATACGTTTAGTGTTCACTTTGAGTCAGGCGAAAAAAAGAATATTAGAAATACTTACAATGTAAACTTTACCTCATATTCGAATGGAGAAGTACATGCGGGGTATATATTGAAGACTGGAGCCTTCTGGAAGGACCCGATTGGATATGCAAAGGTGACTTTTGATCTTGGAAATATTGAACCATACAGGATTATAAATATTTATCCATATAGCATGCGTTTTAATGGGAAAAATACGCTTGTATGGGAAAGGAGCGACTTTGAACCGGATTTTGACCTTGCAGTTAAGTATCACGGGTATTTTTATAGTGAAGAATATTTTCAAGAAATGAGTGAAGATAAAAAAGAAGCTTTGGCAGAAGTAGAGGCATTTAAAAAACTGGATAAAGAGTTGGATAAATTATCACAAGAAGAGTTATTAAGTTATTATAATAAATATATTTCAGACCGAAAAACTGTCATTGCAAAATATATAATGAGTAAAATGCCTGAAGGTGTAATACCAGAAGGGGGACCGGTAATTAAGGATTTATCAATTGAGGGGGATGAGAATACGAGTAATTCCTATAGAGTAAATGGTAAATTTGAAGATGTAAATGGAGATTTTGTAAGTGCAAGTCTTAAAGTTTCACATATTGAAAACGGTCAGGAAGTAGTGGATTACAACGAAGTATATACAATAGGAGATTATTTGACTAATTTTCAGGATGAACAATCTTTTTATGTAGATTTTTTGCCGGATATTAATTATGATATTGATTTTATGGTAAAGGATTCACAAGACAACATAGCAACGAAAAAAATAAAGTATCCGTCAGAGCCAGAAAATCAAAATGACAATAACCCTAATATAACTAATAAAGTGAATCAAAATGAAGAGAATACTATTAAAGACCCTGAGGTAACACAAAATAATATAAACAACAAAGAAACTAATTCCGCAAGCACGCCTTTAAGTGGTATAACTGTAGTTTTGATTATTGGTGGGTGTGTTGCTTTATTAATTATAATACTGCTGGTATACCGATTTTTAAGAAAGAAGAAAGATATGATAGATTAA